One genomic segment of Desulfobulbaceae bacterium DB1 includes these proteins:
- a CDS encoding DUF188 domain-containing protein: MQIWVDADACPAVIKDILFRAAERTGVRLTLVANQPMRVPASPWISSVHVASGRDVADNEIVKRLGPGDLVITADIPLAAEVVGKGGYALNPRGELYSSDNIGVCLGMRDFMDGLRASGIETGGPPAISPRDRRSFAGSLDKFLTRQGEKR, translated from the coding sequence ATGCAAATATGGGTCGACGCCGATGCCTGCCCGGCGGTCATCAAGGACATTTTGTTTCGCGCCGCGGAACGCACCGGGGTGCGGCTGACGCTGGTGGCCAATCAGCCGATGCGCGTACCGGCATCTCCCTGGATCAGTTCCGTGCACGTTGCCTCCGGTCGTGATGTTGCCGACAATGAGATCGTGAAAAGGCTCGGTCCCGGTGATCTGGTGATTACCGCTGATATCCCCCTGGCGGCCGAGGTGGTCGGTAAGGGCGGGTATGCCCTCAATCCGCGCGGCGAACTCTATTCATCCGACAACATCGGGGTTTGTCTGGGAATGAGGGACTTTATGGATGGGTTGCGGGCAAGCGGCATCGAGACAGGGGGACCGCCGGCGATAAGCCCGAGGGATCGGCGATCTTTTGCCGGCAGTCTGGATAAATTTCTGACCAGGCAAGGCGAAAAACGCTAA